TTAGCTCTGCTTCGCACTGCACAAAGTCATACATTTCCAACTTTGGAGATACTACAAAAGAATAATAATTTGATCCTTCGAGTAATAAGGCAAATGTGGTGGGTGTTGGTGGAGCATGGTCCTGCGATCAGTCGTCAGCCTTATACCAGACCGTTCAAGGGTCATCACTCCGTTTTAAGGTTGTGTCACCCCGTTACAGTCAACTCTGTACCCACTGAGTCAGCCAGTGAGAGCATGGCGTTCTGATAACGAACCAACATTCCGCATTTAAAAAAACTTCTAGACCCACATAAGTCGTCAAACAACACTGAAACCCACGTTACGTCCCAATTTTACCCGATCCAAAAAATTCTAACCACCTCTCCCCATACTACCGGGAAGATATCTGTCTTGATTCCGCTCGACACACTGCTGCGCCAATTGCTCTTCCAAAAGTTCAACCAAGATATTTGTTTCTACCTTCGTCCTTTCGTCCAGAAACGCCGCAGCTTTCCCAACCCGCTCCTGCGTCTTTTGTTGAGCGCAAATTGGCGAAAAAAACTGATGAATGAGACAGGAAATTAAACTTCAAGTCTATGTCGTCTTGAGCACATGAAGCGAGAAATGCATTTCAGGAGGTTGATCGAATTTTCTAGGCCGGCTTAAATATTGTGGTCGTAGGATTTATGCATCGGCCACACCCCTTTAATACTGGGCGGGTTGTCACCTTTCTCGGCTTCTCTACTCTGAGTTTGACAACGCGCTTGTCAACTTCGGATGCTTTTGTAGCGCGAGGAGGCACCGCCAGCACCTCCTTTTATTCAAGTTCAGCAGCGTCCTACGCGCTTTCGCTCCTTTAGACTCCTAACGTGCCCCTCCATTTTCGGCCTTAGCCATGCGCTCTGCTGTCTTGGCCCCCCTTCGTTCGCGTCTAAAATTCGCTGTCGCTCGCAACACTGCAAAGCCTTGCTGTATTTTAACTCATTTGGCTCTTTGCATGGCCACGGCTGAGGCAGTGCTAACACCGAAAAATTAGAAGCTTTAGAACGAAGGGCTGAAAGATGATGACCATGACAAGAATTTATCATTTACAATATAAAAGATGATCGTTATTACGCTTTAGAGATATATGTAAATTAGGCACCGAGCGGTACTTGAAACCCATCTCTGCACACAAGCTATGCGGCCAGGAGGACACAGTGCGAGATGATGTCATCATCACAGGCACCGAATTAACTAAAATGTAATAATTAGCTTATTAGCCATTGCGGCTAGCATGAATGCTTATGTCAGAAATGTAGAGGTGGTGCTCTGTTTCTACAGccgagagtgaaagaaaaacagCCTTCATCTTCACTGGTCACTCTACCTTGTAATCAGACAAAGCGGCGCTACACGCCGGAAAGAATTTTTCGCCACTCGTCACCGCCTTGCATGCGAAATGAAGCGGATTGAACCGATATTTTCGGCGTGTGTATCTCTGAGCACGCGTGAGCTAGAAGCATTCCATCAAATGTGACTGCATAGGAAGACCACTGCTTTTGGGTTCCTAATTTTAGAGTGCCCATTTACTACAGTGACAATATAGTTCATTAACCGATTTTAGTGAATTGGGTGCTTGACGGTAAAAAATATTACCTGTTTTGTGTCCATCTGGCGGCATCCCTTATGTGCAGAGGCAAATTGCACGTATCTCTCAGAGCATATTTTCAAGAAAtctttaaatattcatttttgtaACCCTGAATGTATCCGTTACAACACACAGAACGAGACACTGAGGTGACCACCGAGGGATCCAAGGCCTCGAAACAAGGAACGCTACTGCCCAAGTCCAAATAGTCGCAAAGCATAATACCGCCAAAAATGGCAGTAAATGCACAgttgcttgttgttgttgttgcctcaaaagcgacgCCACATACCCACAGCGGGGgactggccagggtttggtggagatccaaacaggagaaaattcaTCCAAGATTATCTCAAGCGGCTAATAActatagaggaatctgtgaatacaAATAATGAATTTTGAGAGAACTTGAGGACACCTGAATGAATGTCGAGGAAGCGAAGCGTAAATAAACAAATTTTAAATGAATAACATGAATTAATTAATcttgagagaaaagtaaaggcaacGGAAAGTTAAACAAACATCTCCCGTTTGCGATGACGTGCCTGTGAAGAAAGTGACACACCTGCCAAATgtcatgccctttgacggttgcaccgaaggagaggaggccgggaagagtaaacggcagccctaattgagcgagaggattttgcagaaaCCGAATTCTCttccgtgcaaaccgccggcaggagaggatgaaatgatctaacGATTCAACGTCCCCCATTGACGCACATAAATTCGATGGCGCGAACCCAGAGCGGCATAAGTACAGATTGAGATGAAGAATCatgcagcgcaacagcgtcatagAAACAGCTGCTTGTCAGCCATTAAAATTTCGTTCACCTCTTCTTTCCCCATTCTGTCCGCATGCACGTTGTTTTCTtacaaccattcgagcactaccGGCCAAAAGATAGCCCTCGTATGCGCGGGCTGTGGCGAGGAAGACGAAAAGATGAATCCTTCGGTAGGTACCAAGCCCGACCCTGCTGTGTTGGGCAAAAACAATGTACAACGACAAAATGCTGCCGGGACTCCTTCCCCCGCTCTCGACCTCCGCCGGAAGAGCCGCTCCATGTCCAAAGCGGATGAAGCGCTGCAGCTTCCGAGGCCACCGGCGCCGAATGCCGGTGCTCCAGACGCCGGCCCGCACCAGCCGCAGCTGTTGATCCAGGAGCCTCCGAAGTCTCGACGCGGTTCTATCTACGAGCCAGTGGCGAAACCAGCCGAGCGTCGAGCCAGCCTTAAACCGCTGCCTCGAGAGATACCGGTGCCTAATCTTGCGGACGCTGGAGCGCAGCCGAAGGCGACAGTGCCTCGACCCGTAAACAAGGAGCACAGCCACTTGTACTTGACGGCACCACCGGCCCCACCTCCACCACAGGTGAGGAACAGCGTTACTGCCCTTTTAGGTCGGCGGAATTAAGAATATCGCCTTGGGGCTTGCAGCTTCTCTAAAAAGGACACTCACTGGCGTTCCTCGCCATTAGTCATTTTGTTCCCGATGGAGAATCAGGCATCCCACCTCTGAAAAGACTAACAAAAACGCTTTATCAAAAACGCTTTACcgagacaaaataaaaaaaacttcaatatCAATGTTATCGCAACTAGCGTAGGTGCCACCATGGAAACCTTTACACGCAAAGCGTAAGAAATTCTAGGACGGGTCCTAGACGGTGCTAGTCAGTCCCTTTTAATCGCTACACAGCCTGCTACGGTGGCCTCTACAGCCTTTCTAATGCGGCGTTAATGACATCTTCGGTCGCCTTGCCAccttcttaacttcatgtgcgtCTGCTAAAAGCTCTTAGTAGAATTGAATTCTTCTCTATTCCGTCATTAGGCACGCAAATCTTTGTACTTATTGGGAGTGGTCCAGCCTTGTCGAATAAatactctaaaaaaaaaaagctgccagcaCTGCTGGCGGCACCTGTTATCCGCGTTCTGCCTTAAACTTCTTCGACCGTTGTGTTGGCGTTGCTTGTGccggcatgtgccattgtatgagggtaacgaCTACAAAAGCAGCTTGTGCCGGTATGCGCAGGACTGCTACAGTTAATGGCGGACGAACAAATGCACATGCCATTCTGTCCATAGCCCGCCAGGCTCATCCCCGTGACCGCGAAGGCTGCATGCTCCCTGCCGCTGTCGGTTCTATCACGCTAAGGCACTACCTAACACGTTTTGCTCGCACCTACTGCCATCTCTCAAAAAAATTCTTCTGCTAGATGGATCATTCCTAATTGGGCGTCCATATTGCCGCAATTTCTGGACAGTTTTAGAGAGAGATTGCCTGGATATGGAATTAAAGTATACCGTGCTTAACACAATAATTAGCTTGTAACCAAAGCACAGATGCGCCAGTCGGCAGTGTCTTCTGCCGTTCAGTTTCAGTGCGGTGTGTATCCCGCATAAGGGTTCCGGTTTTTGCTCAACAGTCGGCACAAGCCCAGTGAAGAAACCCGGCTTTAATGTGGGTACTGTATTTGTAAGGCATGTAGGCGGTATCACGTGGACGTAGCAGAAGTGCAAGCATCATAGatagaaaaggaaggaaggaatggtCCATGATTCAAATGATTATGTCGTGCATAGGACTCATATCTAGAGTTTGTATTTTTGCACTGATTTTTTTCGGAGCAAATATGTACAGTATTTCAAGCTCTCTTCCCCAAATTGAATTTGTCAGGAGAGTATTACGTACGCATCGGCTATTTCCTCTAAGAGCATccattttaaggcgatagcctttaatggctcatactcgcctCCGTACGTAAcacttaggtcatgtgaccttggtaTGTCACGTGACCTCTGCCACGCtcacgccagctgctcttctctttcgtgaaatgaattcaagcgcggcaaattcaaatgaGTGCAATGAGCCGCAAACTCATTTCGCCTTCCCGCCGTTAAGAGATATCTAaatgcctccaacgaatttttcttTCTACCCAGATATTCCACGCCCTTGTAACACATAACCAGCCATGACGCACTCCTTAGGCAGGCTGTTCACAGGGCCTCAGGGCCGACACCACTCACCTGAGTCACGCAGCTACAGATGACACTTTCTCACTGTCCCGCATTCTTACTGTACAGTGCATTATTAAATAGTAAGCGACGGTACAGCTTTCAGTGGTCTGTTATATCACAGTCGGAGAAAGGTTCTTTTGAGAACCCCGGAAGCATTTATTTCTTTAGGAGACTAACAACGGCCAGGGGTTGTTTCGCAGCGACATATGTGTTCGAAGTCGACGACGTAGTTAGCCATTGTCTGATATAGTGTGTCCCTCTCAATACAAAAGTCTAGAATCCGCCTTTCACCAAGGAAAGTAAGGAGGTTCCATGTCGGTGTGTGTGTccgtgggaggggggggggggggtcgcgtgcgcgtgtgtgcgtctgtgtgtgtgtgtgtgtgcgggcgcAGCACAAAACACTGAAGTCGGAGGCTGCTGCGCATGGCTTTTACTACGGCAGAAATGAGCGCAGTGAGTTCGCCGATGATACCACTTAACCCTGCAATGCCTTTGCATCGCGAACGTATGCAAGATATGAAGTTCCAGTGCTCTATCTCTAGTGGTACCcgcactggaaaaaaaaagcttagaTCTATAAAAATAATCACAACACTGCAGGGCAATTCTTTAGTGCACCATACCCGGCAAATCCGCTGTGTTTGCGTCGCAGCACCGCAGGTCGCGGAGCCAACGCCGTGATGTTGCCCAAGCGAGCTCTAAACGGGACCGAACCGACCACGTGACCCGACGCTAAGACGTAAACGCGAAAAGCAGCTGACCGGCTCAGTCCTCCAAGCCATCTGTGTGGCCCCTCGCCGTCATGTCACCTCATGTTTACCAATGGCAAAATTACAAACCGCAAAATTAAACAACAGGAGTGGTCTAAAAATGGAATAATGATAAGGAGAAAAAAGCAGGCATTCTTCTTGCAAAGGCAGAATAAGCGAAAATAATATCTCTCCGCCTAGAAAAGTCAAAATTCATGCACACAAATactcagaaaaacaaaataaattttatttcaaaGCAGCTTTGCTGCTTACTAGTTCACGTCCAGGAGCATGCAGCTTACATTGCCAAACCCCTAGCAGGCCTCTTGCGCCTGGTTCTTTGACCTTACTTTTTGATTATATAGAGTTATCAACCCTTATAAAAAGCGGTCTCGTTGCTTGTTTTACCATTATGCGCAACATGTCATGAAGGAAACGCTAGTAACGGGCGAGGCCTATAGCGAATAGTTTGGGCATGTCAAAGAAACGAATAAAATATCGAAACAACCAAACCCAAATTATGAGCAATGGTACGAGACATTGTCTAGCTCAAACCTCTGCAACCAGTGCAGCCTGATCATCAGCGTCCGAGCGGCAGCAGCTCCCAGTAGAAACTTCGACGGAGGACCCAACTCGTGCTCCACCATTCAAATTATAGTTATTTGAAATAAAGTTGTTGCTACCTCCATCTCAAATCACATTTGGTTGAACATTATATCCATTCTGAGCATTTATTCGGAAAGGCATAGAGTCGCTACTGCCTTTTAAGTCAATCGAAGATCTTTCACGGTGTTGTTAAAGTGCCCACCGAGAAGTGAtcgaggcagttactgcgccacttcctttccttcAAAACCGCTTATTTTTAATCAAACAACCCCTGGAGCGTAAATGCTGTAAAAAGATACTTTCTTATTTCTGCGATcgctcactgcaaaaaaaaaaaaaaaaattggctgcggtttagctctggttaaccctagctgaattgcgaaagcttcgtttcgtcggcacgtcgtctacgcagcgtctcattccgacgctctcgggaactcaaaccggtctcttccgcaattgaagagtcactgcgggacgtggcacgacttcttctagccacatcttcgttacgacgcttttcgagtcgtgcggcgcgttcttctggcgtctcttgagcgcgttgtctcttcctcgcttcgttctgtcgttgttgcgtctctttcgcgctctccataacgactacaatgcaCTTGTTCAGTGGATGTTGGAAGGATGGAAAGTGGGAGGACACGGGCCTTGTtcactggagggctagcctccacgcccaatGCCAGCGtgtacaatacactgaggcgaagcgcattatatatatatatatatatatatatatatatatatatatatatatatatatatatatatatatatatatatatatatagcaacaacggttcaaaaaattgaaaaaaaattaaaaataaagatgggggtgcggggagcagacagggacaatattgggggaggaagcaaaaaaatagaaataaaagaaaaaaagggggaaagctagtatagtaaggaagggcgggctacaaaaggagatggcgaaacgagagaaagggagaggaagacggtgtgggggacatgggcagcacggcaaccacaggagtacgaaagcaaaacgtgcaaacaaaacacacaaacaaattgcacaaacacaaagggcgccgctgcagatgcgtggccgaagaggagccgctgcgcaaatgacactggcagtgacgaacaggccaaaccaggcgccttttggggtctcactaatttccggtgagccgagggctagaacgttaaggaaggagtgggctacgttaacgagcacagaacttactcacggggtctgggtttcactgaacggtgcacccctctccgtgggtgggtcgttgaaccgacctcgccgggaatacttgtttgtaggggaggagggctgggttagctgtgtgcaaagatttcaaattgtcggaaaatgtaaggaaagaacgtcaaaagcttatcaatactgcacgaggcaggatagtgtaagtaaggaggggtatgattgcctgggatatacactaggagttataaaaggtatatctgagttagccaattaacgagaaatgtagtattattttgttttgaggtcgtgaataaaagaaagggtaccaggcttttcgttaagaccttctatatatatatatatatatatatatatatatatatatatatatatatatatactctctctacctcagcggagcacatctggtggagcgagcggcgagggcagtggcgtcgacggcggcgccatctgttggagcgcggctgcgatGCTGCTAGGCAACGGTGGCTCACGGTCGTTCGTGGACCCGctcatacggctgaagtgcgcgacgagccgaaatgcctcgctggctg
The Amblyomma americanum isolate KBUSLIRL-KWMA chromosome 3, ASM5285725v1, whole genome shotgun sequence genome window above contains:
- the LOC144123129 gene encoding uncharacterized protein LOC144123129 — protein: MNPSVGTKPDPAVLGKNNVQRQNAAGTPSPALDLRRKSRSMSKADEALQLPRPPAPNAGAPDAGPHQPQLLIQEPPKSRRGSIYEPVAKPAERRASLKPLPREIPVPNLADAGAQPKATVPRPVNKEHSHLYLTAPPAPPPPQWPEDRRRLPPSYMRESANEPNVGKPCAVGVVVLLITLTVLLIMFLLMSSESPSDIHSSITTTTPSTKVTRILKETVATEGVSPNSDDITSLAAADASADGSDNGVSATLTTSLMEESVEND